From a single Fulvivirga ulvae genomic region:
- a CDS encoding ParB/RepB/Spo0J family partition protein, whose protein sequence is MAKKELKRRNALGRGLGALLEDSPAKGQTEEQKEYPSAGAMNTIPLEEIEVNPFQPRTHFDQEALQELADSIKVQGIIQPITVRKLAKNKYQLISGERRFQASKLAGLDAIPAYVRTADDQQMLEMALIENIQRENLNSIEIALSYQRLLTECDLKQEELGDRVGKNRTTVNNYLRLLKLPPDIQAALRDKKLSMGHARALINIENIDTQLDIFKKAIENDLSVRKVEELVRQAMTPRKEEREEKTTPEGGKEIANLQTKLASHFGTRVQVKSDGKKGEIKIPFISVEDLNRILEILNV, encoded by the coding sequence ATGGCGAAAAAAGAATTGAAGAGAAGAAATGCATTGGGCAGAGGACTTGGCGCTTTATTAGAAGATTCCCCTGCAAAAGGTCAGACTGAGGAGCAAAAGGAATACCCTTCAGCAGGAGCGATGAATACAATTCCTCTTGAGGAAATTGAAGTAAACCCGTTTCAACCAAGGACGCATTTTGATCAGGAAGCACTTCAAGAGCTTGCTGATTCAATAAAAGTACAAGGTATAATCCAGCCAATTACAGTAAGAAAGCTGGCAAAGAATAAGTACCAGCTTATATCAGGGGAGAGACGATTTCAAGCTTCGAAACTTGCAGGACTGGATGCGATACCAGCGTACGTAAGAACAGCCGATGACCAGCAAATGCTGGAAATGGCATTGATAGAGAATATTCAAAGGGAGAACCTCAACTCCATTGAAATCGCTTTGAGCTACCAAAGGCTACTTACAGAATGTGATCTAAAGCAGGAAGAATTGGGAGACCGGGTAGGTAAAAACAGAACTACTGTTAACAATTACCTGAGGTTGTTGAAACTTCCGCCAGATATTCAGGCCGCACTTAGAGATAAAAAGCTATCTATGGGTCATGCACGTGCCCTTATCAATATTGAAAATATAGATACCCAGTTAGACATTTTCAAAAAAGCTATAGAAAACGACCTCTCTGTTAGAAAAGTGGAAGAACTGGTACGTCAGGCCATGACTCCGCGAAAAGAAGAGCGTGAAGAAAAAACTACTCCTGAAGGTGGCAAGGAAATTGCTAACCTACAGACAAAGCTGGCATCTCACTTTGGTACCAGAGTACAAGTAAAGTCTGATGGCAAAAAAGGAGAAATTAAAATACCTTTTATATCTGTAGAAGATCTCAATAGAATACTTGAGATCCTGAATGTTTAA
- the dapB gene encoding 4-hydroxy-tetrahydrodipicolinate reductase, translating into MNILLLGYGKMGRAIEAIAIERGHNIVGKINENNLNDIKKHNSTNTDVAIEFSQPDAAYNNINYCIDNSIPVLSGTTGWLDKKADIETLCKQKEGTFFYASNYSIGVNLFFRLNEQLATLMYSFEEYNVDIEEIHHTEKKDSPSGTAITLAEGILKHTPHKKQWINKPYGAKEDLVINSIREDKVPGTHTIKYSSSVDDIEIKHTAHSREGFAKGAVMVAEWLRDKKGVLDMNDFLKL; encoded by the coding sequence ATGAACATACTTTTACTTGGTTATGGTAAAATGGGCAGAGCCATAGAAGCTATTGCCATAGAACGTGGACATAATATTGTAGGTAAAATAAATGAAAATAACCTAAACGATATTAAAAAGCACAATAGTACCAATACAGATGTTGCTATTGAGTTCAGCCAGCCCGACGCAGCTTATAATAACATTAATTATTGCATTGACAATAGTATCCCTGTATTGAGCGGCACTACCGGGTGGTTGGACAAAAAAGCTGATATCGAAACGCTCTGCAAGCAAAAAGAAGGCACCTTCTTCTATGCATCTAATTACAGCATAGGGGTAAACCTTTTTTTTAGACTTAATGAGCAGCTTGCTACGCTTATGTATAGTTTTGAAGAGTACAACGTAGATATTGAAGAAATACATCACACTGAGAAGAAAGATTCACCCAGTGGTACTGCTATTACACTGGCCGAAGGTATACTTAAACATACTCCTCATAAAAAGCAATGGATCAATAAACCTTACGGAGCTAAGGAAGACCTGGTCATCAATTCGATAAGAGAGGATAAGGTTCCAGGTACACATACCATTAAATACAGCTCATCTGTAGATGACATCGAGATAAAGCATACAGCTCATTCAAGAGAAGGGTTTGCAAAAGGTGCTGTAATGGTAGCAGAGTGGCTAAGAGATAAAAAAGGAGTCCTGGATATGAACGACTTTCTTAAACTTTAA
- the ung gene encoding uracil-DNA glycosylase, whose translation MDVKIASSWKQHLENEFNKEYFHNLVNFVRNEYKTHTVYPPGKEIFNAFDHCDFEAVKVVIIGQDPYHGPGQANGLCFSVRDGIRKPPSLLNIFKEIKNDLGKEIPESGNLERWANQGVLLLNATLTVRANTAGSHQNKGWEEFTDSVIKKLSDEKEGLVFLLWGSYAQKKGVVIDENKHYVLKCAHPSPFAADRGFFGCKHFSKTNEYLRKIGKTEIDW comes from the coding sequence ATGGATGTAAAAATTGCCTCTTCCTGGAAACAACACCTTGAAAATGAATTCAATAAAGAGTATTTCCATAACCTGGTCAATTTTGTGAGAAATGAGTATAAGACGCATACTGTTTATCCTCCGGGAAAGGAGATTTTCAATGCATTTGATCATTGTGATTTTGAAGCGGTAAAGGTGGTTATCATAGGGCAGGACCCTTATCATGGTCCCGGTCAGGCGAATGGTCTTTGTTTCTCTGTTAGAGACGGTATTAGAAAGCCGCCTTCACTACTCAATATTTTCAAGGAAATTAAAAATGATCTTGGTAAGGAAATTCCTGAGTCCGGAAATCTTGAAAGATGGGCGAATCAAGGAGTTTTATTGCTAAATGCTACGTTGACCGTTAGAGCAAATACGGCAGGGTCGCATCAAAATAAAGGGTGGGAAGAGTTTACCGATTCAGTAATTAAAAAGCTATCTGATGAAAAGGAAGGACTGGTTTTCTTGTTGTGGGGTTCATATGCACAAAAGAAAGGAGTAGTTATAGATGAAAATAAACATTATGTACTTAAATGTGCCCATCCGTCTCCATTTGCTGCAGACCGCGGTTTTTTTGGCTGCAAGCACTTTAGCAAAACTAACGAATATTTAAGGAAGATTGGCAAAACCGAAATAGACTGGTAA
- a CDS encoding DUF5683 domain-containing protein, whose product MKSIYFIFIALISGYSLAIGQITPPSANPDTVENTETEEIIIENSENIEVKEIETYADQFVPRKASLYAAILPGSGQVYNKKYWKLPIVYGGFIALGFTVDFYNDRYKLLRKELFKTLNESGYSSPYGNETQLRNNLDSERRDRDFYVIMIGVLYLLQIADAHIDAHLKEFDLNPNLQVSLEPAFSNESFGYNAGLSLKLKF is encoded by the coding sequence ATGAAAAGCATTTATTTCATATTTATAGCTCTTATTTCAGGCTACTCTCTGGCAATAGGACAAATCACACCTCCATCGGCAAATCCCGATACTGTTGAAAATACAGAAACAGAGGAGATCATTATAGAGAATAGTGAAAATATAGAAGTAAAGGAGATTGAAACTTACGCAGACCAATTCGTACCTCGTAAGGCATCTCTCTATGCAGCTATCCTTCCTGGTTCAGGGCAAGTCTACAACAAAAAATACTGGAAACTTCCGATAGTATATGGGGGATTTATAGCACTAGGGTTTACTGTTGATTTCTATAATGACCGCTACAAACTTCTAAGAAAGGAACTTTTCAAAACACTTAATGAGTCGGGTTATTCATCTCCTTACGGAAATGAAACACAGCTACGCAATAACCTTGATAGTGAACGAAGAGATCGTGATTTCTATGTGATCATGATAGGTGTGCTTTACCTGCTTCAAATCGCTGACGCACATATTGATGCTCACCTGAAAGAATTTGATCTAAATCCAAACTTACAAGTATCTCTTGAGCCTGCGTTCAGCAATGAATCTTTTGGCTATAACGCCGGACTTTCCTTAAAACTAAAATTCTAG
- a CDS encoding CTP synthase, translating to MATAKYIFVTGGVTSSLGKGIISASLGKLLQARGFKVTIQKFDPYINIDPGTLNPYEHGECYVTDDGAETDLDLGHYERFLNTPTSQANNVTTGRIYNNVITKERKGEYLGKTVQVVPHITDEIKRNIFQLGESGEYDFVITEIGGCVGDIESLPFIEAVRQVKWDVGVNNFLVIHLTLIPYLSAAKELKTKPTQHSVKQLLEAGIQPDILVCRSERHLPPEIRKKLALFCNVHINSVIEALDADTIYDVPILMRKEKLAERVLAKLKIPNKNEPNLEQWKVFLGKLKNPTDEVKIGLVGKYVELPDAYKSIVEAFTHAGAVNECKVNIEWISSETVTPENCASILGKFDGVLVAPGFGERGVEGKIEAVKFLRESKTPFFGICLGMQCAVIEFARNVLKLKDASSTELNEKTKNPVIDLMEEQKKVTDKGGTMRLGAYPCDLKKGSKASSVYGKVKISERHRHRYEFNNKYLEQMEKAGLMATGINPDTGLVEVVELKDHPWFIGTQYHPELKSTVLNPHPLFVKFVEAAQNHKKENNSKR from the coding sequence ATGGCTACGGCAAAGTATATTTTTGTTACCGGTGGGGTAACTTCTTCTCTTGGTAAAGGAATAATCTCAGCTTCTTTGGGCAAACTGCTTCAGGCTCGAGGTTTCAAAGTTACCATACAAAAATTTGACCCATATATTAACATTGATCCGGGTACACTAAATCCATATGAACATGGCGAATGCTATGTAACGGATGATGGGGCTGAAACAGACCTTGACCTCGGGCACTATGAAAGGTTTCTTAATACTCCAACTTCACAGGCCAACAACGTAACTACGGGCCGGATATATAATAATGTAATCACCAAAGAAAGAAAAGGTGAATACTTGGGTAAAACCGTGCAGGTTGTACCCCATATTACTGATGAAATAAAAAGAAACATTTTTCAGCTTGGTGAAAGTGGAGAATATGATTTTGTGATCACAGAGATTGGTGGTTGTGTTGGTGATATTGAATCTCTTCCCTTTATTGAAGCCGTACGACAGGTAAAATGGGATGTGGGTGTAAACAATTTTCTTGTTATCCACCTTACACTTATCCCTTACCTGAGCGCTGCAAAAGAGTTAAAAACTAAACCTACACAGCACTCTGTAAAGCAGCTTTTGGAGGCCGGTATTCAGCCGGATATCCTGGTATGCAGATCTGAGAGACATCTTCCTCCTGAAATACGAAAAAAACTGGCTTTGTTTTGCAACGTTCACATTAACTCTGTCATCGAAGCTCTCGATGCGGATACTATTTATGATGTGCCCATCCTTATGCGAAAGGAGAAACTTGCCGAACGTGTACTGGCCAAGCTAAAAATACCCAATAAAAATGAACCTAACCTTGAGCAGTGGAAGGTGTTTTTAGGGAAGCTAAAAAACCCTACTGATGAAGTTAAAATTGGTTTGGTTGGCAAATATGTTGAACTTCCGGATGCTTATAAATCAATTGTCGAGGCCTTCACTCATGCCGGTGCGGTTAATGAGTGTAAAGTAAATATTGAATGGATCTCATCTGAAACTGTAACACCTGAGAACTGTGCTTCCATACTTGGCAAGTTTGATGGGGTATTGGTAGCACCTGGTTTTGGTGAGCGCGGTGTTGAAGGTAAAATAGAAGCCGTAAAATTCCTGAGAGAAAGCAAAACCCCATTCTTTGGCATATGCCTGGGCATGCAATGCGCTGTCATTGAGTTTGCCAGAAATGTACTAAAGCTTAAAGATGCTTCATCTACAGAGCTGAATGAAAAAACCAAAAACCCGGTTATTGACCTGATGGAGGAACAAAAGAAAGTTACGGACAAAGGAGGTACCATGAGATTGGGCGCTTATCCCTGTGACTTAAAAAAGGGTAGCAAGGCAAGCTCTGTCTACGGAAAAGTAAAAATAAGTGAGCGACACAGACACAGGTACGAGTTTAACAACAAATATCTGGAACAAATGGAAAAAGCAGGATTAATGGCCACCGGGATTAATCCGGATACAGGATTGGTTGAAGTTGTTGAACTTAAAGACCATCCATGGTTTATTGGCACACAATATCACCCTGAACTTAAGAGTACAGTTTTAAATCCTCATCCTCTGTTTGTTAAGTTTGTAGAGGCTGCTCAGAATCACAAAAAAGAGAATAACTCAAAGCGTTAA
- the yidC gene encoding membrane protein insertase YidC, protein MDRNQATGLILIAVMILLYFYFFSPEPIPVEEKAPVTELAEGEENIESSDSTAVNTAETINDSIQSLLNQQKFGVFANGATGIASDNVLENDLVKITLTNQGGKINNVELKKFTTYTNEPVVLINEDRNKFSLLLNSLGKQIDLNKLYYTTTTQSVGDTSVLIYTLNVGAEQNVRHIYKLANGSYELNYKLELNGLEQYISQESLTYQWHDRIKTQEKDVEMSRRNSTINYYTAGEEFEGLPEGSNSTEEEVVEESLKWVAIKQRFFVAGIVANESFGKGKFETSINSEDPSTVKYAKVNLSIPTEDVKAGKASYTYYFGPNDYHILGDIADEFESNLYLGWPPMKWINRFVIIPLFDLLGGFISNYGLIIIIMVLLIKLVLSPLSYKSYLSMAKMKVLKPELDEIKEKHGEDLAKAQQEQMKLYQKVGVSPLSGCIPMLLQMPILFAMFYFFPQSIELRGESFLWAEDLSTYDSIMQLPFTIPFYGDHVSLFVLLMTMSTILYTWSNQQVSTVQGPMKTFSYLMPVIFMFVLNSYPAALSFYYFVSNIVTFGQQALIRKFVDEEKIKVILEENRKKNVNKKKSKFQLKLEEAMKASNQGKTKK, encoded by the coding sequence ATGGATAGAAACCAAGCAACAGGTTTAATTTTAATAGCAGTGATGATATTGCTATATTTTTATTTCTTTTCGCCGGAACCTATACCGGTTGAGGAGAAGGCTCCTGTAACAGAACTTGCCGAAGGAGAAGAAAATATAGAATCTTCCGATAGCACAGCTGTCAATACAGCAGAAACAATCAACGATTCAATTCAATCTTTGCTTAATCAGCAAAAGTTTGGTGTTTTTGCTAATGGCGCTACCGGAATAGCATCAGACAATGTCCTTGAAAATGATCTGGTAAAAATTACTTTAACCAATCAGGGTGGTAAAATCAATAATGTTGAGCTTAAAAAATTTACAACCTACACAAATGAACCGGTTGTATTAATCAATGAAGACAGAAATAAGTTCTCTCTTCTTCTGAATTCATTGGGAAAGCAAATAGATCTTAACAAGCTCTATTATACAACTACCACACAGTCCGTGGGGGATACTTCGGTTCTTATATATACATTGAATGTAGGAGCCGAACAGAATGTAAGACATATCTATAAACTGGCTAACGGAAGCTACGAGCTAAATTACAAACTTGAGCTTAACGGACTAGAACAGTATATATCACAGGAAAGTCTAACTTATCAATGGCATGACCGCATCAAAACTCAGGAAAAGGATGTGGAGATGAGCAGAAGAAATTCCACAATCAATTACTACACGGCCGGAGAAGAATTCGAAGGGCTGCCTGAAGGAAGTAACAGTACTGAAGAAGAAGTAGTTGAGGAGAGCCTGAAATGGGTAGCAATCAAGCAGCGTTTCTTTGTTGCCGGTATAGTAGCCAATGAAAGTTTTGGAAAGGGTAAATTCGAAACCTCAATTAATAGTGAAGACCCTTCCACTGTAAAATACGCTAAAGTTAACCTTAGCATACCCACTGAAGATGTAAAAGCAGGGAAAGCCTCCTATACTTATTATTTTGGTCCTAATGATTATCATATTCTAGGAGATATCGCTGACGAATTTGAGAGCAATCTTTACCTTGGCTGGCCTCCTATGAAATGGATCAACCGCTTTGTAATTATTCCTTTATTTGATCTGCTGGGAGGCTTCATCAGCAATTATGGCTTGATTATTATCATAATGGTACTACTTATCAAGCTGGTACTTTCGCCTCTTTCTTATAAGTCATACCTGTCTATGGCTAAGATGAAGGTGCTAAAACCGGAGCTTGACGAAATAAAAGAAAAGCATGGTGAAGACTTAGCTAAAGCTCAACAAGAGCAGATGAAGCTTTACCAAAAAGTAGGGGTAAGTCCTTTGAGTGGTTGTATACCTATGCTACTTCAAATGCCCATTCTCTTTGCAATGTTTTATTTCTTTCCTCAATCAATAGAGTTGAGGGGTGAAAGTTTTCTTTGGGCGGAGGACTTGTCAACCTATGATTCCATTATGCAACTGCCATTTACCATACCTTTTTACGGTGATCATGTCAGTCTGTTTGTGTTGTTGATGACTATGTCAACCATTCTATACACATGGTCTAACCAGCAGGTAAGTACGGTACAGGGACCGATGAAAACTTTCTCCTACCTGATGCCGGTAATATTCATGTTTGTACTTAATTCTTATCCTGCCGCCCTTAGTTTTTACTACTTTGTATCCAACATTGTAACTTTCGGACAGCAGGCATTGATAAGAAAATTTGTTGACGAGGAAAAGATCAAAGTTATTCTTGAAGAGAACAGGAAAAAGAATGTCAACAAGAAAAAATCGAAATTTCAGCTAAAGCTTGAGGAGGCAATGAAGGCCAGTAATCAGGGGAAAACGAAAAAATAA
- a CDS encoding metal-dependent hydrolase, with the protein MEVTYYGHSCFLVATAGKKLLFDPFISPNELAKDINISEIKTDYIILSHGHQDHIADVENIYKNNKAQIISTFEVISWFAEKGLENGHQMNHGGRWDFDFGTLKMVNAVHSSSMPDGSYGGNPAGYVIESEGKTFYYAGDTALHYDMKLIEDEFNIDFAFLPIGSNFTMGIEDANKAADFVGTKKVIAMHYDTFPLIKINHGEAKSAFQNHGKELVLMGIGETINL; encoded by the coding sequence ATGGAAGTTACTTACTATGGACATTCGTGTTTTCTAGTTGCAACCGCAGGAAAGAAACTCCTTTTTGATCCTTTTATATCTCCCAATGAACTGGCAAAAGATATAAACATTAGTGAGATTAAAACAGACTACATTATCCTTTCTCATGGGCATCAGGATCACATTGCTGACGTAGAAAATATTTATAAAAATAACAAAGCCCAGATCATTTCAACTTTTGAAGTAATCTCATGGTTTGCCGAGAAGGGGCTGGAAAACGGGCATCAAATGAACCATGGAGGACGCTGGGATTTTGATTTCGGCACCTTAAAAATGGTTAATGCAGTGCACTCCAGCAGCATGCCGGACGGCAGCTATGGTGGTAATCCTGCCGGTTATGTGATAGAAAGTGAAGGCAAAACTTTTTATTATGCCGGTGATACCGCGCTTCATTATGATATGAAACTTATTGAGGACGAGTTTAACATAGACTTTGCTTTTTTGCCAATTGGAAGTAATTTTACGATGGGCATAGAGGATGCCAATAAAGCAGCTGATTTCGTGGGAACAAAAAAGGTAATCGCCATGCACTATGATACTTTCCCTCTCATAAAAATAAACCACGGAGAAGCAAAGTCAGCTTTCCAGAATCACGGTAAGGAGTTGGTATTGATGGGTATAGGAGAAACTATTAATTTATAA
- the lepB gene encoding signal peptidase I, protein MNWKFWKKKKDEKPKSKTREWVDAIVFAVIAATIIRWLLMEAFTIPTPSMEKSLLVGDFLFVSKFHYGTRTPATPLQVPLTHQKIWGTNIPSYVDWIQLPQYRLPGISEVKRNDVVVFNVPGIEENNFEEPNRNNWIDYPVDLKTNYIKRCVGMPGDILKIEDKQVVINGKPLENPEKMQFSYVVQSDTKLSDRVLENLNISEPEISETRESGVYQLFYITDEEVARLKEQPFVKGVKPYKTYEESEWEPRIFPNDRELFPWNADWYGPLEIPKEGQTITIDKKSLLTYGKVITLYDHNKDAKIVDDKLLIDGKEVKEYTFNQNYYFMMGDNRHNSLDSRYWGFVPEDHIVGKGFFIWLSLDPQEGLFSGKIRWRRFFNLIE, encoded by the coding sequence ATGAACTGGAAATTCTGGAAAAAGAAAAAAGACGAAAAACCTAAGTCAAAAACCAGAGAATGGGTAGATGCCATTGTTTTCGCCGTTATTGCAGCAACAATTATCAGGTGGTTGCTGATGGAAGCATTTACCATCCCCACTCCCTCGATGGAGAAGTCACTTCTTGTTGGTGATTTCTTATTTGTAAGCAAATTCCATTATGGCACAAGAACTCCTGCTACTCCCCTGCAGGTGCCTCTAACTCACCAGAAAATATGGGGAACCAACATACCTTCGTATGTAGATTGGATACAATTACCTCAATACAGACTGCCTGGCATTTCAGAGGTAAAAAGAAATGATGTGGTAGTATTTAATGTACCAGGAATAGAAGAAAATAACTTCGAAGAACCAAATAGGAACAACTGGATTGATTATCCCGTCGATCTGAAGACTAACTATATCAAGAGGTGTGTTGGTATGCCAGGTGATATACTTAAGATTGAAGACAAACAAGTTGTTATCAACGGAAAACCTTTGGAAAACCCAGAAAAAATGCAATTCTCCTATGTGGTTCAATCTGATACGAAGTTAAGTGACAGGGTACTTGAGAATCTCAATATCTCGGAACCTGAAATTAGCGAAACCAGGGAAAGCGGGGTTTATCAGCTTTTCTATATAACTGATGAAGAGGTTGCCCGGCTTAAGGAACAACCCTTTGTAAAAGGGGTTAAGCCTTACAAAACTTATGAAGAGAGCGAATGGGAACCAAGAATTTTCCCTAATGACAGGGAGCTTTTTCCCTGGAATGCAGATTGGTATGGACCTTTGGAAATCCCTAAGGAAGGACAGACCATAACGATTGATAAGAAATCTTTGCTTACTTATGGTAAAGTCATCACGCTATATGATCATAATAAAGATGCTAAAATTGTGGATGACAAGCTTTTGATAGATGGTAAGGAAGTGAAAGAATATACCTTTAATCAGAATTATTACTTTATGATGGGCGACAACCGCCACAATTCTCTGGATTCAAGATATTGGGGGTTTGTGCCTGAAGATCATATTGTAGGCAAAGGTTTTTTCATCTGGTTATCATTAGATCCCCAGGAAGGGCTGTTTAGTGGAAAAATACGCTGGAGAAGATTTTTTAATCTTATAGAATAA
- a CDS encoding ParA family protein produces MSKVIAIANQKGGVGKTTSAINLAASMAALEYRTLVIDADPQANSTSGLGLNPKEVEVSIYECMVDGIDVTEAITETDIDYLHILPSHIDLVGAEVEMVNIERREERMRDALKLVKKDYDFIIIDCSPSLGLITINALTAADSVIIPVQCEYFALEGLGKLLNTIKIIQTRLNPELEIEGILLTMYDVRLRLSNQVVEEVKTHFQKIVFDTIIPRNIKLSESPSFGVPAIAHDAESKGALSYLNLAKEIMEKNGIS; encoded by the coding sequence ATGAGTAAAGTAATTGCCATTGCAAACCAAAAAGGTGGTGTAGGAAAAACTACATCTGCTATCAATCTTGCAGCTAGTATGGCTGCCTTAGAATATAGAACCCTGGTCATTGATGCTGACCCTCAGGCGAACTCAACATCAGGACTGGGCTTAAACCCCAAAGAAGTAGAAGTAAGTATATATGAGTGCATGGTGGATGGCATTGATGTTACTGAAGCTATTACAGAGACGGACATTGACTACCTGCACATACTACCTTCTCACATCGACCTTGTGGGTGCCGAAGTAGAGATGGTAAATATTGAACGCAGGGAAGAAAGAATGCGTGATGCCCTAAAGCTGGTGAAAAAAGATTATGATTTCATTATCATAGACTGTTCTCCATCATTGGGTTTGATCACTATCAATGCACTGACCGCGGCAGACTCGGTTATCATACCTGTTCAGTGTGAGTACTTCGCTCTTGAAGGCTTAGGAAAGCTATTAAATACCATTAAAATTATTCAGACACGACTTAACCCCGAACTGGAGATTGAAGGTATTCTGCTTACTATGTATGATGTTAGGTTGAGGCTATCAAACCAGGTTGTGGAAGAAGTAAAAACCCACTTTCAAAAAATTGTATTTGACACAATAATACCTCGAAACATAAAGTTAAGTGAGTCACCAAGCTTTGGTGTACCTGCTATAGCACACGATGCAGAAAGTAAGGGAGCACTCAGTTACCTGAATCTGGCAAAGGAAATAATGGAGAAAAACGGAATTTCATGA
- the apaG gene encoding Co2+/Mg2+ efflux protein ApaG codes for MVTEITKGIKVSVETEYQPAYSSPSQYHYVFTYKVTIENQSENTIQLLRRHWHIHDAGFLSREVEGEGVVGQQPILEPNQYHQYVSGCNLKSGLGKMLGTYLMERIVDGHRFEVTIPEFNMVAPFKLN; via the coding sequence ATGGTAACTGAAATAACAAAAGGCATTAAGGTAAGTGTAGAAACCGAATATCAGCCGGCCTATTCAAGCCCAAGTCAGTACCATTATGTATTTACCTATAAGGTTACCATTGAAAATCAAAGTGAAAATACGATCCAATTACTAAGACGACATTGGCATATACATGATGCTGGCTTTTTATCCAGAGAAGTAGAAGGCGAAGGTGTTGTAGGTCAGCAACCTATTTTAGAACCTAACCAGTATCATCAGTATGTTTCCGGGTGCAACCTAAAATCAGGTCTTGGTAAGATGCTAGGCACTTATCTTATGGAAAGAATAGTTGATGGCCACCGGTTTGAAGTAACTATTCCCGAATTTAACATGGTAGCCCCGTTCAAACTGAATTAA
- a CDS encoding O-methyltransferase has product MSKLHQLTSYVKYWLNAVDKHSLQAPYIYELYTSVLKASDKNNHFEALEMLRNQYKSSNQTIPVIDFGAGSKVSNDHTRKISDIATKGLTSNKYSEMLYRLCRFLEAKNILELGTSLGVNTLYLATSNKNAIVSTFEGSPSLCKIATNTFHQFGAKNARIIEGNIDDNLQSFIESSLPIDVAFVDANHRYAPTISYFDIMLTKIHDQSCFIFDDIHWSKEMEQAWYEIRSHYRVSLSIDLYQMGLVFFKPDLRKQHYILQF; this is encoded by the coding sequence TTGTCAAAACTTCACCAACTCACCAGCTACGTAAAGTACTGGCTGAATGCAGTAGACAAACATTCTCTACAGGCACCTTATATTTATGAGCTTTATACCTCGGTATTAAAGGCCAGTGATAAAAACAATCATTTTGAAGCCTTAGAAATGCTGAGAAACCAATATAAAAGCAGCAACCAAACCATACCGGTAATTGATTTTGGCGCGGGCTCTAAGGTTTCCAACGACCATACCAGAAAAATCAGTGATATAGCTACAAAGGGTTTAACCAGCAACAAGTACTCTGAAATGTTATACCGGCTGTGCAGGTTTCTTGAGGCTAAAAATATTCTGGAACTTGGAACATCGCTGGGTGTAAATACTTTGTATTTGGCTACAAGTAATAAAAATGCTATAGTTTCAACTTTTGAAGGATCACCATCGCTATGCAAAATTGCGACTAATACCTTTCACCAGTTTGGTGCAAAAAACGCACGAATTATTGAAGGCAACATAGACGATAACCTGCAGTCATTTATAGAAAGTTCATTGCCAATAGATGTTGCCTTTGTGGATGCCAATCATCGTTATGCTCCCACGATATCTTATTTCGATATCATGCTTACAAAAATTCATGATCAGTCGTGTTTTATTTTTGATGATATCCATTGGTCAAAGGAAATGGAGCAGGCGTGGTATGAGATACGCTCCCATTACCGGGTAAGCCTCAGCATTGACCTTTATCAGATGGGTCTGGTATTTTTTAAACCAGACTTACGAAAACAACACTACATTTTACAGTTTTAA